One genomic region from Calypte anna isolate BGI_N300 chromosome 8, bCalAnn1_v1.p, whole genome shotgun sequence encodes:
- the NPHS2 gene encoding podocin — translation MKMDKRSQSSSRESHRRFRESPAPQSRREKKESGREASKGRGDRKQEKAKEIKSTAGADGRVHTSTVVDVDEVVSDEEMEAMALLDSELQEEGVKSPGLGICEWLLTILSFLFVIMTFPISVWFCMKVVREYERAIVFRLGHLLPGRARGPGLFFLLPCLDTYHKIDLRLKTLEIPFHQVVTKDMVTLEIDAICYYRLENASLLLTTLTSISSAIQLLVQTTMKHLLAHRAFSELLLERKSINQEIKVALDAVTGCWGIKVERTEINNVQLPAEIRQSLAVEAEAQRQTKVRVIAAEGEKAVSESLRVAAEILSSAPAAAQLRYLHALHSLTAEKPAAFILPLPLDAMNLVLPATQSSPAVSSLLTDTTKLPESPKDKKDSPML, via the exons ATGAAGATGGATAAGAGGTCTCAGAGCTCTTCCAGGGAGTCTCACAGGAGATTCAGGGAGTCCCCAGCTCCACAGAGCAGACGAGAGAAGAAGGAGAGCGGCCGAGAAGCCAGCAAAGGAAGGGGAgacagaaagcaggagaaagcaaaggaaatcaaGAGCACTGCAGGGGCTGATGGGAGGGTGCACACATCCACGGTGGTGGACGTGGATGAAGTGGTGTCTGATGAAGAAATGGAGGCAATGGCATTGCTGGACAGTGAGCTGCAAGAGGAAG GTGTGAAGTCTCCAGGTCTGGGCATCTGTGAGTGGCTTCTGACCATCTTGTCTTTCCTGTTTGTCATAATGACCTTCCCCATTTCTGTCTGGTTCTGCATGAAG GTAGTGCGGGAGTACGAGAGAGCCATCGTTTTCCGGCTTGGGCATCTCCTTCCTGGCAGAGCCAGAGGGCCTG gccttttctttctccttccctgtctGGACACATACCACAAGATAGACCTGCGCCTCAAAACCCTAGAGATCCCCTTCCATCAG GTGGTGACAAAAGACATGGTAACCTTGGAGATAGATGCCATCTGCTACTACAGGTTGGAGAATGCCTCTCTTCTCCTCACCACCCTGACCAGCATCTCCAGTGCCATCCAGCTGCTGGTGCAGACCACCATGAAACATCTTCTGGCACATCGAGCCTTTTCTGAACTTCTCTTGGAGAGAAAGAGCATCAACCAGGAGATAAAG GTGGCTTTGGATGCAGTCACAGGCTGCTGGGGGATCAAAGTGGAGAGAACAGAAAT CAACAATGTGCAGCTGCCAGCTGAAATCCGGCAGTCTCTGGCTGTGGAAGCAGAGGCCCAGAGACAGACCAAAGTGAGG GTGATTGCTGCTGAGGGTGAGAAGGCTGTTTCTGAGTCCCTGAGGGTGGCAGCTGAGATCCTGTCCagtgcccctgctgctgctcagctccgTTACCTCCATGCACTGCACTCCCTTACTGCTGAGAAACCTGCTGCTTTCATCCTGCCCTTGCCTTTGGATGCCATGAACCTGGTCTTACCAGCTACTCAGAGTTCTCCAGCAGTAAGCAGCCTCCTCACAGACACCACAAAGCTCCCAGAAAGCCCAAAAGACAAGAAGGACTCACCCATGCTCTAA
- the TDRD5 gene encoding tudor domain-containing protein 5 produces the protein MSKRAQLMEVLKKEVRALLLAAKEGLTPAQLENDYMAMIGKPLPLHDLGFQSTLELVENMPDVVRVCPYKKGTCILKAVADETTKAIAKLVARQRSAKARKGAGAKAAPASSTSKNPQSFPRRVKTPVLPVSVKAELQDLLSSSPLLLVDFDKAFFRRFGRTFQYKQYGFFSMFEVLRSMSDTIVIEQTRSGSLLTLKKCLASEIEKDEMPRGEAWEEVPQAAPAAEIQLSCETKSFHLTAGERSEPVETQAVNSSDDLKQPQDLLAKLIMTPEIPPDAVQDRSLCSLPQLERRCLVGVYVEYVISPSQFYIHVCSRETSDKLQDMMIEMRHCYSHKLVSDRYIMPESSIQPGQLCCVTVLKWWYRVIIHRVISDQEVEVFYADYGNLETVRKSSLRFLKWCYLKLPAQAIPCSLAWVKPVEGTWSSTATLLFKKLCGSKLLVGIVDEYVDGILHLFLCDTSTEKDVYFHSVLRDEECAEICRENVPSQGFKELNPSALYLQPSGKEEDADLDEPDLSLQLESLDVDNEIATLKLDKNDLCDQPWHLSAEEETQDDGLPLLEEVSVPGTADEDPALAQEDANEAPRELVAVVKTPHSLEESSMPAVLVKSVEDTCSSFIYSEQRAGMSQDDPGQIERFSNKAQLGEAVHPSILLMAVPFMLDNHNNEEKMKDKDLPGSPAVELSSAGGLLDQGPSQKLYVPPTTLSTVFAAARLATSSHYFQWPLNLRKKV, from the exons ATGTCAAAGAGGGCACAGCTTATGGAGGTGCTGAAGAAGGAGGTGAGAGCATTGCTGTTGGCTGCCAAAGAGGGCTTaaccccagcacagctggagaaCGACTACATGGCCATGATTGGCAAACCTCTCCCTCTACATGACCTGGGCTTCCAGTCCACCTTGGAGCTGGTGGAAAATATGCCTGATGTTGTCAGAGTCTGTCCTTACAAGAAAGGCACTTGTATCCTCAAAG CTGTTGCAGATGAGACTACCAAAGCCATTGCTAAACTGGTTGCCAGACAGAGAAGTGCTAAAGCACGGAAGGGTGCTGGTGCAAAGGCTGCTCCTGCTTCTTCTACTTCTAAGAATCCCCAGAGTTTCCCTCGGAGGGTCAAGACCCCTGTCCTGCCAGTATCAGTgaaggctgagctgcaggatcTGCTGAGTTCCTCACCACTTCTGCTCGTGGACTTTGATAAAGCCTTCTTCAGACGCTTTGGCCGGACGTTCCAGTACAAGCAGTATGGATTTTTCTCCATGTTTGAAGTCCTTAGAAGCATGTCTGATACCATTGTAATTGAGCAGACAAGATCAGGTTCCTTGCTGACCCTGAAGAAGTGCCTGGCAAGTGAGATAGAGAAGGATGAGATGCCCCGAGGTGAGGCATGGGAAGAGGTGCCTCAAG cagcacctgcagctgagATTCAGTTGAGCTGTGAGACAAAGAGCTTCCATCTAACAGCAGGAGAGAGGTCAGAGCCAGTGGAAACACAAGCAGTAAATTCAAGTGATGACCTCAAACAA CCTCAAGATCTGCTAGCTAAGTTGATCATGACTCCAGAAATCCCCCCGGATGCTGTTCAGGACAGAAGCCTTTGCAGTTTACCACAACTGGAGAGAAGGTGCTTGGTGGGAGTCTATGTGGAATATGTCATCTCTCCCAGCCAGTTCTACATCCACGTCTGCAGCAGGGAAACATCTGATAAACTGCAGGACATGATGATTGAAATGAG GCACTGTTACTCACATAAACTTGTTTCTGATCGTTACATCATGCCTGAGTCTTCAATACAGCCTGGACAGCTTTGTTGTGTCACAGTCCTCAAGTGGTGGTACAGGGTTATCATCCACCGTGTGATCAGTGACCAAGAAGTTGAAGTGTTCTACGCCGACTACGGAAACCTCGAAACTGTCCGAAAATCTTCCCTGAGATTCCTCAA GTGGTGCTACTTGAAGCTCCCTGCTCAGGCCATCCCATGTTCCTTGGCATGGGTAAAACCTGTGGAG GGTACATGGTCCAGCACAGCAACTCTCCTCTTCAAGAAGCTGTGTGGCTCCAAGCTGCTTGTGGGCATTGTGGATGAATATGTGGATGGCATTTTGCACCTCTTCCTGTGTGACACATCCACAGAGAAGGATGTTTACTTCCACAGTGTACTGAGGGATGAGGAGTGTGCTGAGATCTGCAGGGAGAATGTTCCTTCCCAG GGATTCAAGGAGTTGAATCCTTCAGCCTTGTATCTTCAGCCCAGTggaaaggaggaggatgctgacCTGGATGAACCAGACCTTTCCTTGCAGCTGGAATCTCTAGATGTGGATAATGAAATAGCAACATTAAAGCTGGACAAGAATGATCTGTGTGACCAG CCATGGCACCTGTCTGCTGAGGAGGAGACACAGGATGATGGGCTGCCACTTTTGGAAGAAGTGAGTGTCCCAGGAACAGCAGATGAAGACCCAGCACTTGCACAGGAGGATGCAAATGAAGCTCCTAGAGAGCTTGTTGCAGTGGTTAAG ACACCTCATTCTCTTGAAGAGTCCTCAATGCCTGCTGTCTTAGTCAAGTCAGTGGAAGACACTTGCTCCTCCTTTATCTACTCCGAGCAACGAGCAGGAATGAGCCAAGATGACCCTGGTCAGATAGAAAGATTTTCCAACAAGGCCCAACTTGGTGAAGCTGTACATCCCTCTATTCTACTTATGGCAGTGCCGTTTATGCTGGACAACCATAACA